From Rhineura floridana isolate rRhiFlo1 chromosome 5, rRhiFlo1.hap2, whole genome shotgun sequence, a single genomic window includes:
- the USPL1 gene encoding SUMO-specific isopeptidase USPL1 isoform X1 codes for MMDYQKIGNGLQVTGIGASALHMVGYLGKDCNSAEVTPEECCPACKKKGLVQALRIYRISFKESIFLCENPQCIYPLGFKPLNNIIIPINSQGTCRKRKVFDTSLVTSPVEQCLKLTRTDNLMDTEKMFKPDLASKCNGDSLFGTRSGQPDFSDSNSATESMEQKMDMEKAVQESSPEIFNVQAQLLSESEIGSSVSKILHQDKQSLPEPLWLQWRNTYALCWLDCILTTLVHLETLKMILNGSVLKNVSVIQSLFAKYNQATALVNTCQKGERVPLDVLWRAESHLNEIRNTIFVQLQPQLKCTLGKEESPVFAFPLLLQNDPQIEKLFLHSYSWKFECLQCGHQVSESYRKTLTTFTNIIPEWHPLNAVHIAPCNNCHHTSQRRKMVVENVSSVLMMHFVEGLRHNDLKTYSFHFKEDTYQITAVVQYQEEAKHFITWILNSDETWLECDDLKGSYSRRHKNFGVPPSEVHIVIWERKSNDLDLQLQRGGATYVSLLKKAQPDSPVKHVDDKAVDVAPLICHSEDMLKAQTNETQKLVSNDKSNLLWGLENLADDDVITLTLVSVPLDLKGKPLEDSHVVENNLMVKTDTLQLQDPGEVSVPPSTSERDIAEKEWTLPENTNAPLYQGQQNNASNTFIMPVVSLSNSNYSPETSVQGAEPEAPVKDSSRLDAANPQNKNIRTKVGSSVLTTPNIVEHPREATANSQVCAPSTSSNSSQSLPKNGRKSFVGSWVKGLLEKYPIIPKSVSTYNAIEISKKSSKKETNSSSLGRQASHFRGFQVKHSNKQSKTITERAFGSSHEALLPSAPTTSLIANPSIEKHHIGESKGTVAKSAGSLVTSHSQIQPKQSHNENKSFTSVENVDESSVVRAHQLRLQLLQQLKAKKEKLASLDRLAKAQVRNRHSPKKRMKDQSQLGFQKESESLQSLLNALQHQIDVEDGKSENSPSTSMSQCSSSSYDDILSELLSPATSVASLQLPQEEECRYLEIGGSPVPNKTYDGTQDTNHDHNYSPLKENGYEGHTDLSAFKSPLKKLNFDSPTKQDILEELLPSSMLNSIMADTEDLHHFDETLLTW; via the exons ATGATGGATTACCAGAAGATTGGAAATGGTTTGCAAGTGACTGGTATAGGGGCATCTGCACTCCACATGGTGGGGTATTTGGGAAAA GACTGTAATTCTGCTGAAGTAACTCCAGAGGAATGCTGCCCAGCTTGCAAAAAGAAGGGTCTGGTGCAAGCTTTAAGAATATATCGCATCAGTTTCAAAGAATCAATTTTCCTATGTGAAAATCCACAG TGCATCTACCCTCTGGGGTTTAAACCACTTAACAACATTATAATTCCCATTAATTCTCAGGGGACTTGTAGGAAAAGAAAGGTTTTTGACACAAGCCTGGTGACCTCTCCTGTTGAACAATGCTTAAAATTAACTAGGACTGATAACTTGATGGACACTGAGAAGATGTTCAAACCTGATCTCGCTTCCAAGTGCAATGGAGATAGTCTGTTTGGGACTCGGTCAGGGCAACCTGACTTTTCGGACTCTAATAGCGCAACTGAGTCTATGGAGCAGAAAATGGACATGGAAAAGGCAGTTCAAGAAAGTTCACCAGAGATCTTCAATGTTCAGGCACAGCTTTTGTCAGAATCTGAAATTGGTTCATCAGTGTCTAAAATTCTGCATCAAGACAAACAATCTCTGCCAGAGCCATTGTGGCTTCAGTGGAGGAATACGTATGCTCTCTGCTGGTTAGATTGTATTCTGACCACACTAGTGCATTTAGAAACACTAAAAATGATTCTGAATGGATCAGTCTTAAAAAATGTATCGGTAATCCAGAGTTTATTTGCAAAGTACAACCAAGCAACTGCACTTGTGAATACTTGCCAAAAAG GTGAACGTGTTCCTTTGGATGTTCTATGGAGAGCTGAATCACACTTGAATGAAATCAGAAATACAATCTTTGTCCAACTTCAGCCTCAGCTTAAGTGTACATTGG GTAAGGAAGAAAGTCCAGTGTTTGCTTTTCCTCTGCTTTTACAGAATGATCCTCAAATAGAGAAACTATTTCTCCATTCTTATTCATGGAAGTTTGAATGTTTACAGTGTGGCCACCAAGTCAGTGAAAG CTATCGGAAGACATTGACAACATTTACAAATATAATCCCAGAATGGCACCCACTGAATGCTGTTCATATTGCTCCCTGTAATAATTGTCATCACACATCTCAGAGAAGAAAAATGGTTGTAGAAAA TGTCTCCTCTGTACTTATGATGCACTTTGTGGAAGGCTTGCGACATAATGATCTGAAGACCTACTCATTTCACTTTAAAGAAGATACCTACCAAATAACAGCTGTTGTTCAATATCAGGAGGAGGCAAAACACTTCATAACATGGATCTTGAATTCAGATG AAACGTGGCTTGAGTGTGATGACTTAAAGGGTTCATACTCTAGAAGGCACAAAAACTTTGGAGTTCCCCCTTCAGAAGTTCACATTGTCATCTGGGAAAGAAAATCAAATGATCTGGATTTGCAGTTACAAAGAGGAGGAGCTACATATGTCTCTCTGCTGAAGAAAGCGCAGCCAGATTCTCCTGTCAAACATGTTGATGACAAGGCTGTAGATGTTGCACCTTTAATTTGTCATAGTGAGGATATGTTGAAAGCACAAACAAATGAGACACAAAAGTTGGTTAGTAATGACAAAAGTAATTTGCTTTGGGGCTTGGAAAATCTGGCCGATGATGATGTTATAACTTTGACTCTTGTAAGTGTTCCACTTGACTTGAAAGGTAAACCACTGGAAGACAGCCATGTAGTGGAAAATAACCTGATGGTCAAAACAGACACATTGCAGCTGCAAGATCCAGGTGAAGTCAGTGTGCCTCCATCTACTTCTGAAAGAGACATTGCTGAGAAGGAGTGGACGTTACCAGAAAATACCAATGCTCCCTTGTATCAGGGACAGCAAAACAATGCAAGTAACACATTTATAATGCCAGTAGTTTCTCTAAGCAATAGCAATTACTCACCAGAAACATCAGTTCAAGGAGCAGAACCTGAAGCTCCTGTCAAAGATAGCAGCAGGTTGGACGCAGCAAatccacaaaacaaaaacatcagaACAAAAGTAGGGAGTAGTGTACTGACAACACCTAATATTGTAGAACACCCAAGAGAAGCAACAGCAAATTCCCAGGTTTGTGCTCCATCTACCTCAAGTAATTCTTCTCAATCACTCCCTAAAAATGGAAGGAAATCATTTGTAGGCAGTTGGGTAAAGGGTTTACTTGAAAAATATCCTATTATACCTAAGAGTGTCTCCACCTATAATGCAATAGAGATCTCTAAAAAGTCCAGTAAAAAAGAGACTAACTCCAGTTCACTTGGTAGGCAGGCAAGCCACTTTCGTGGTTTCCAGGTgaaacattcaaacaaacaaagTAAGACAATAACTGAAAGGGCATTTGGTTCTTCTCATGAGGCTCTTCTTCCATCAGCCCCTACCACTTCTCTTATTGCAAATCCCTCTATAGAAAAGCATCACATTGGTGAAAGTAAGGGAACTGTAGCTAAGAGTGCAGGCTCACTGGTTACTTCGCATAGCCAGATTCAGCCCAAACAGAGCCACAATGAAAATAAAAGCTTTACATCTGTTGAAAATGTTGATGAGTCAAGTGTTGTCAGAGCACATCAACTGCGCCTACAACTTCTTCAACAGCTTAAAGCTAAAAAGGAGAAGCTAGCTTCACTAGATAGGCTGGCAAAGGCTCAGGTGAGAAATAGGCATTCTCCTAAGAAAAGGATGAAGGACCAGTCACAGCTTGGATTCCAGAAGGAAAGTGAGTCTCTGCAGAGCTTGTTAAATGCACTGCAGCACCAGATCGATGTTGAAGATGGTAAATCTGAGAATTCTCCAAGCACCAGTATGTCCCAGTGCAGCAGTTCAAGTTATGATGATATTTTATCTGAGCTACTGTCTCCAGCTACATCTGTTGCTTCTTTACAACTTCCACAAGAAGAAGAATGTAGATATCTAGAAATAGGTGGCAGTCCAGTGCCAAATAAGACATACGATGGCACACAGGACACAAATCATGACCATAATTATAGTCCATTAAAGGAAAATGGATATGAAGGTCATACAGACCTTTCGGCATTTAAATCACCCCTGAAGAAACTCAACTTCGATAGTCCTACAAAACAAGATATTCTGGAAGAACTGTTACCTAGTTCAATGTTGAATTCAATAATGGCTGACACTGAAGACTTGCATCATTTTGATGAAACTCTGTTAACTTGGTGa
- the USPL1 gene encoding SUMO-specific isopeptidase USPL1 isoform X5 yields MDTEKMFKPDLASKCNGDSLFGTRSGQPDFSDSNSATESMEQKMDMEKAVQESSPEIFNVQAQLLSESEIGSSVSKILHQDKQSLPEPLWLQWRNTYALCWLDCILTTLVHLETLKMILNGSVLKNVSVIQSLFAKYNQATALVNTCQKGERVPLDVLWRAESHLNEIRNTIFVQLQPQLKCTLGKEESPVFAFPLLLQNDPQIEKLFLHSYSWKFECLQCGHQVSESYRKTLTTFTNIIPEWHPLNAVHIAPCNNCHHTSQRRKMVVENVSSVLMMHFVEGLRHNDLKTYSFHFKEDTYQITAVVQYQEEAKHFITWILNSDETWLECDDLKGSYSRRHKNFGVPPSEVHIVIWERKSNDLDLQLQRGGATYVSLLKKAQPDSPVKHVDDKAVDVAPLICHSEDMLKAQTNETQKLVSNDKSNLLWGLENLADDDVITLTLVSVPLDLKGKPLEDSHVVENNLMVKTDTLQLQDPGEVSVPPSTSERDIAEKEWTLPENTNAPLYQGQQNNASNTFIMPVVSLSNSNYSPETSVQGAEPEAPVKDSSRLDAANPQNKNIRTKVGSSVLTTPNIVEHPREATANSQVCAPSTSSNSSQSLPKNGRKSFVGSWVKGLLEKYPIIPKSVSTYNAIEISKKSSKKETNSSSLGRQASHFRGFQVKHSNKQSKTITERAFGSSHEALLPSAPTTSLIANPSIEKHHIGESKGTVAKSAGSLVTSHSQIQPKQSHNENKSFTSVENVDESSVVRAHQLRLQLLQQLKAKKEKLASLDRLAKAQVRNRHSPKKRMKDQSQLGFQKESESLQSLLNALQHQIDVEDGKSENSPSTSMSQCSSSSYDDILSELLSPATSVASLQLPQEEECRYLEIGGSPVPNKTYDGTQDTNHDHNYSPLKENGYEGHTDLSAFKSPLKKLNFDSPTKQDILEELLPSSMLNSIMADTEDLHHFDETLLTW; encoded by the exons ATGGACACTGAGAAGATGTTCAAACCTGATCTCGCTTCCAAGTGCAATGGAGATAGTCTGTTTGGGACTCGGTCAGGGCAACCTGACTTTTCGGACTCTAATAGCGCAACTGAGTCTATGGAGCAGAAAATGGACATGGAAAAGGCAGTTCAAGAAAGTTCACCAGAGATCTTCAATGTTCAGGCACAGCTTTTGTCAGAATCTGAAATTGGTTCATCAGTGTCTAAAATTCTGCATCAAGACAAACAATCTCTGCCAGAGCCATTGTGGCTTCAGTGGAGGAATACGTATGCTCTCTGCTGGTTAGATTGTATTCTGACCACACTAGTGCATTTAGAAACACTAAAAATGATTCTGAATGGATCAGTCTTAAAAAATGTATCGGTAATCCAGAGTTTATTTGCAAAGTACAACCAAGCAACTGCACTTGTGAATACTTGCCAAAAAG GTGAACGTGTTCCTTTGGATGTTCTATGGAGAGCTGAATCACACTTGAATGAAATCAGAAATACAATCTTTGTCCAACTTCAGCCTCAGCTTAAGTGTACATTGG GTAAGGAAGAAAGTCCAGTGTTTGCTTTTCCTCTGCTTTTACAGAATGATCCTCAAATAGAGAAACTATTTCTCCATTCTTATTCATGGAAGTTTGAATGTTTACAGTGTGGCCACCAAGTCAGTGAAAG CTATCGGAAGACATTGACAACATTTACAAATATAATCCCAGAATGGCACCCACTGAATGCTGTTCATATTGCTCCCTGTAATAATTGTCATCACACATCTCAGAGAAGAAAAATGGTTGTAGAAAA TGTCTCCTCTGTACTTATGATGCACTTTGTGGAAGGCTTGCGACATAATGATCTGAAGACCTACTCATTTCACTTTAAAGAAGATACCTACCAAATAACAGCTGTTGTTCAATATCAGGAGGAGGCAAAACACTTCATAACATGGATCTTGAATTCAGATG AAACGTGGCTTGAGTGTGATGACTTAAAGGGTTCATACTCTAGAAGGCACAAAAACTTTGGAGTTCCCCCTTCAGAAGTTCACATTGTCATCTGGGAAAGAAAATCAAATGATCTGGATTTGCAGTTACAAAGAGGAGGAGCTACATATGTCTCTCTGCTGAAGAAAGCGCAGCCAGATTCTCCTGTCAAACATGTTGATGACAAGGCTGTAGATGTTGCACCTTTAATTTGTCATAGTGAGGATATGTTGAAAGCACAAACAAATGAGACACAAAAGTTGGTTAGTAATGACAAAAGTAATTTGCTTTGGGGCTTGGAAAATCTGGCCGATGATGATGTTATAACTTTGACTCTTGTAAGTGTTCCACTTGACTTGAAAGGTAAACCACTGGAAGACAGCCATGTAGTGGAAAATAACCTGATGGTCAAAACAGACACATTGCAGCTGCAAGATCCAGGTGAAGTCAGTGTGCCTCCATCTACTTCTGAAAGAGACATTGCTGAGAAGGAGTGGACGTTACCAGAAAATACCAATGCTCCCTTGTATCAGGGACAGCAAAACAATGCAAGTAACACATTTATAATGCCAGTAGTTTCTCTAAGCAATAGCAATTACTCACCAGAAACATCAGTTCAAGGAGCAGAACCTGAAGCTCCTGTCAAAGATAGCAGCAGGTTGGACGCAGCAAatccacaaaacaaaaacatcagaACAAAAGTAGGGAGTAGTGTACTGACAACACCTAATATTGTAGAACACCCAAGAGAAGCAACAGCAAATTCCCAGGTTTGTGCTCCATCTACCTCAAGTAATTCTTCTCAATCACTCCCTAAAAATGGAAGGAAATCATTTGTAGGCAGTTGGGTAAAGGGTTTACTTGAAAAATATCCTATTATACCTAAGAGTGTCTCCACCTATAATGCAATAGAGATCTCTAAAAAGTCCAGTAAAAAAGAGACTAACTCCAGTTCACTTGGTAGGCAGGCAAGCCACTTTCGTGGTTTCCAGGTgaaacattcaaacaaacaaagTAAGACAATAACTGAAAGGGCATTTGGTTCTTCTCATGAGGCTCTTCTTCCATCAGCCCCTACCACTTCTCTTATTGCAAATCCCTCTATAGAAAAGCATCACATTGGTGAAAGTAAGGGAACTGTAGCTAAGAGTGCAGGCTCACTGGTTACTTCGCATAGCCAGATTCAGCCCAAACAGAGCCACAATGAAAATAAAAGCTTTACATCTGTTGAAAATGTTGATGAGTCAAGTGTTGTCAGAGCACATCAACTGCGCCTACAACTTCTTCAACAGCTTAAAGCTAAAAAGGAGAAGCTAGCTTCACTAGATAGGCTGGCAAAGGCTCAGGTGAGAAATAGGCATTCTCCTAAGAAAAGGATGAAGGACCAGTCACAGCTTGGATTCCAGAAGGAAAGTGAGTCTCTGCAGAGCTTGTTAAATGCACTGCAGCACCAGATCGATGTTGAAGATGGTAAATCTGAGAATTCTCCAAGCACCAGTATGTCCCAGTGCAGCAGTTCAAGTTATGATGATATTTTATCTGAGCTACTGTCTCCAGCTACATCTGTTGCTTCTTTACAACTTCCACAAGAAGAAGAATGTAGATATCTAGAAATAGGTGGCAGTCCAGTGCCAAATAAGACATACGATGGCACACAGGACACAAATCATGACCATAATTATAGTCCATTAAAGGAAAATGGATATGAAGGTCATACAGACCTTTCGGCATTTAAATCACCCCTGAAGAAACTCAACTTCGATAGTCCTACAAAACAAGATATTCTGGAAGAACTGTTACCTAGTTCAATGTTGAATTCAATAATGGCTGACACTGAAGACTTGCATCATTTTGATGAAACTCTGTTAACTTGGTGa